One part of the Parambassis ranga chromosome 8, fParRan2.1, whole genome shotgun sequence genome encodes these proteins:
- the LOC114439625 gene encoding uncharacterized protein LOC114439625, with protein sequence MKTRLTHVLVFIQLLEAYAELRHLTEGQSLGLSCSSQQNRSSPESLHLYHRDAQNQTTLLSMAEGDEVRVDPAHRGRLQIFGGLNSPTVNVTISRLQHSDSGLYVFELSYREGNGSDHIISPRRVFLLVDAAGGSCQVSYTTLLLTIFAAVGLLALTLSWMAAQTCGEARRRHRPPPHAPIYEEMSRKQQSPERPQNNRKASTQLEEVHFPVYANPQIRQPQDNYYACPRQLALRA encoded by the exons ATGAAGACACGTCTGACCCACGTCCTGGTTTTTATCCAGCTCCTTGAAG CCTATGCAGAGTTGAGGCATCTGACTGAGGGGCAGTCTCTGGGACTTTCCTGCTCGTCCCAGCAAAACCGCAGCAGCCCGGAGAGCCTCCACCTGTACCACCGTGACGCCCAGAACCAGACCACCCTCCTGTCCATGGCTGAGGGCGACGAGGTCAGGGTGGACCCCGCACACAGGGGGCGACTGCAGATCTTTGGAGGATTGAACTCGCCAACGGTCAATGTGACCATCTCTCGCTTACAGCACAGTGACAGTGGACTTTACGTGTTTGAGCTGAGCTACAGAGAGGGGAATGGCTCCGACCACATCATCAGTCCACGCAGGGTGTTCCTGTTGGTGGACGCGGCAG gGGGGTCATGCCAGGTCAGTTACACCACTCTGCTCCTGACCATCTTCGCAGCAGTGGGGCTCCTTGCACTGACCCTCAGCTGGATGGCTGCACAGACATGT GGGGAGGCGAGGCGTCGTCACAGACCACCTCCTCATGCGCCTATCTATGAGGAAATGAGCAGGAAGCAACAGAGCCCTGAGAGACCCCAAAATAACCGCAAGGCCTCCACACAGCTGGAGGAAGTCCACTTCCCCGTGTACGCCAACCCCCAAATCCGACAGCCACAGGACAACTACTACGCCTGTCCCAGACAGCTGGCCCTCAGAGCCTGA